A section of the Bacillus sp. V2I10 genome encodes:
- a CDS encoding multidrug efflux SMR transporter, with translation MKGYIYLTVSIIAEIFATIMLKLSAGFTVLFPSVGVVAGYVLAFYCLSLCLRTIPLSLAYAIWSGVGTALTALIGGVVWGEVFSAFKVLGIILIIGGVVILNSSKNTGAEKELSN, from the coding sequence ATGAAGGGTTATATTTATTTAACGGTTTCAATTATTGCAGAGATTTTTGCTACTATCATGCTCAAACTGTCAGCTGGATTTACCGTTTTATTTCCGTCTGTTGGAGTAGTTGCTGGTTATGTACTTGCGTTTTATTGCTTATCATTATGTCTTCGTACAATTCCATTGAGTTTAGCTTATGCCATTTGGTCAGGAGTAGGAACAGCTTTAACTGCTTTAATAGGTGGAGTTGTATGGGGAGAAGTTTTTAGTGCTTTCAAGGTATTGGGGATTATATTGATTATAGGTGGAGTTGTAATATTGAACTCATCTAAAAATACAGGTGCAGAAAAAGAACTTTCAAACTAA
- a CDS encoding multidrug efflux SMR transporter produces the protein MNAYLLLAISIVSEVFGSSMLKATNGFKKILPSLGVIFGYGIAFYALSLSLKTLSLGVAYAIWAGLGTALTALVGIAIFKEKFNGKKLFGLVLIIGGVILLNVGGAH, from the coding sequence ATGAATGCTTATTTACTATTAGCAATATCCATTGTAAGTGAAGTATTTGGTAGTTCAATGCTTAAAGCCACAAACGGATTCAAAAAAATCCTACCTTCTCTTGGTGTAATATTTGGATACGGGATAGCTTTCTATGCTTTATCTTTATCATTAAAGACGTTGTCACTTGGAGTGGCTTATGCCATTTGGGCAGGATTAGGAACAGCACTAACAGCATTAGTTGGAATTGCCATATTTAAAGAGAAGTTTAATGGCAAAAAGCTCTTTGGGCTGGTTTTGATTATCGGTGGAGTGATTTTATTAAATGTTGGCGGAGCACATTAA
- a CDS encoding TetR/AcrR family transcriptional regulator: MESRADIKRRLILDTAKKIVMENDYNALTLDAVAKQAGISKGGLLYHFPNKELLMKGLAEYVLEEYEKNFKKYGENDSTKTGKWTRALIEVTKFDLEHNAELNVGLFAASILDPEMSKNISDRYKSTLKKLEDDGINPLTATIIRLALDGLYYSQTLNVAPLEKERVNEVIQQLLKMSKSEG, from the coding sequence ATGGAATCAAGAGCCGATATTAAGCGTCGTCTTATTTTAGATACGGCAAAAAAAATTGTAATGGAAAATGACTATAACGCTTTGACTTTAGACGCGGTAGCTAAACAAGCAGGAATTAGTAAAGGTGGTTTGTTATATCATTTTCCAAATAAAGAGCTACTTATGAAAGGTTTAGCAGAATACGTTCTTGAAGAATATGAAAAGAATTTCAAAAAATACGGAGAGAATGATTCAACTAAGACAGGAAAATGGACTCGTGCATTAATAGAAGTTACTAAATTTGATTTAGAACATAATGCTGAACTAAATGTAGGTCTTTTTGCTGCCTCCATCTTAGACCCAGAGATGTCTAAAAATATTTCCGATAGGTATAAGTCTACCCTAAAAAAATTAGAAGATGATGGGATAAATCCATTAACTGCAACTATCATCAGATTAGCGTTAGATGGACTTTATTACTCGCAAACGTTAAATGTAGCTCCTTTGGAAAAAGAAAGGGTAAATGAAGTGATTCAACAATTATTGAAAATGTCAAAAAGTGAGGGATAA